A portion of the Pseudorasbora parva isolate DD20220531a chromosome 1, ASM2467924v1, whole genome shotgun sequence genome contains these proteins:
- the LOC137076665 gene encoding A-kinase anchor protein 13 isoform X3 → MYERYKRRYSLCAKGERTVDVVLIKIHRDKDALCSSVSQKRDSLSTETLQYPEFHTCNSETVTFRDSGSDTDGFLSPDTGEDILFRKGQEAVGGGDSTSEVSVSCSSTDDTASVGHPSSSAESSEEVRQGGETEEEAKDRLTEVPLPASLFRSTVRSLSPFRRHSWGPGKNQGEEEEMNQRSSVRSTGEGRPVFYRRSYSLEGLAAGIEDGKRWIPQSGGPSKDQRGVQRQDSEERGSLMSLTEEGPESDLGDCSSPSAQKSRTYHQFRHSGPSVTLPLMKSVSMLSISQRDIDGMTSFTNNSSSMGYSITEEEPGPLRGDFEKSTTKVSRTFSYLRNKMYKKAREKEKEKNREKDRDAKERDKKSVNGHVFSTSSLLHPALCQQCNKTLNTKDAVNCTNCNVRVHKSCRENLPICPKSRMKFAIPESTTMPVVTLRTKSSTLRDRPWSAIFSPEEHSMILPSRRPTSIMPFHSSNLSKSMSINNIAMFDDMSLRGMRYLSQSTDSLHKPNKVTASNESLDEGTEMVDSRLMGEFEADVKELEADSWSITVDKKYLKQLKKDIIKRQDVIYELIQTEMHHLRTLRIMSNVYSKGLLTDLQLEVHMVEKMFPMLEELLELHSFFFSALLERKKEASLDGNGFIINRIGDVLVNQFSDSNAESMKKIYGKFCSRHTEAVNVYKELHARDKRFQAFIRKKMSSSIVRRMGIPECILLVTQRITKYPVLLQRILQHTKENEEDFEDLTQALKQVKDIIASVDSKVNEHEKKKKLKEIYGRTDSKSITRMKSGQMFAREDLLRCGKLLHDGPLQLKNAAGRLKDVHALLFSDVFVFLQEKDQKYVFASLDQRATVISLQKLIVREVAHEERGLFLITAGIANPEMVEVHASSREERNTWMQLIQKAMQSIEKDDDEGIPSETEEDKKLLETKTKEMRDMLQRKDEQIVSLLLEKMKLFREMCGSSDDMASPVKMLFRANSEDVTKGEPIMIDALREVEMLQALVNSTLGGAVGQQVACAQGNVGPVCLPRRAETFGGFDSHQMNICKYGDKEEAEDLRRTESDSVLKTGGNANLLLLLKRNSEQVLTSVTHLHELLTSLQAVVLQQDTFIEDQRQALSERTPSRSSSRSSSRPPSLVEQEKQRSLERHRQEAAALQRQQAAHAEEKRRKEREWDVKERELTDREVLVHVREEEMRRRNKELEEAQQELLGRKEDYQRDLERLRDAQRRLEREREQMQRELERVEHLREVEARLQRTPSSTSEDSVKLQSSSSIEREIWEGELSSSPRKNSLSRIDSKQKGRSLFSLGGKTQSIEGQNQMPTRLLQLASSKDKKDKKKKKSKSQSPQDAASHLLPLAEPPMDGEIFFC, encoded by the exons GGACAGGAGGCAGTAGGGGGAGGTGACAGCACAAGCGAGGTGTCTGTCTCCTGCTCCTCCACTGACGACACCGCCAGCGTCGGGCATCCCAGCTCCTCGGCCGAGAGTTCGGAGGAGGTGCGGCAAGGAGGCGAGACCGAAGAGGAGGCCAAAGACAGGTTAACCGAGGTGCCGCTCCCTGCCTCTCTCTTCCGGTCCACCGTGCGTTCGCTCTCTCCGTTCCGCAGACACAGCTGGGGTCCTGGCAAGAACCAGGGAGAGGAAGAAGAAATGAACCAGCGCAG TTCTGTACGAAGTACAGGAGAGGGAAGACCCGTTTTTTACAGAAGAAG TTATAGTTTGGAGGGTCTAGCAGCAGGGATTGAGGATGGCAAGCGTTGGATCCCGCAGTCCGGAGGTCCATCCAAAGATCAGCGAGGAGTGCAGAGGCAGGACAGTGAAGAGAGGGGTTCACTGATGTCTCTCACAGAAGAAGGTCCTGAATCTGATTTGGGAGATTGCAGCAGTCCAAGTGCTCAG AAATCGAGGACGTATCATCAGTTCAGACACAGCGGTCCATCTGTTACTCTTCCCCTCATGAAATCAGTCTCTATGCTTTCCATTAGCCAACGGGACATAGATG GCATGACATCATTCACCAATAACTCCAGTTCCATGGGATACAG CATTACAGAGGAGGAACCAGGACCTTTAAGAGGAGATTTTGAAAAAAGTACCACCAAAGTGAGCCGGACTTTCAGCTACCTGAGGAACAAAATGTACAAGAAAGCGAGA GAAAAAGAGAAGGAAAAGAATCGGGAGAAAGACAGAGATGCAAAAGAGAGAGACAAGAAATCTGTGAATGGACACGTGTTCAGCACTTCGAGTTTGCTACATCCGGCTTTGTGCCAGCAATGCAACAAAACCCTCAACACTAAAGATGCCGTCAACTGCACAA ATTGCAATGTGAGAGTTCACAAGAGCTGTAGAGAAAACCTTCCCATTTGTCCCAAAAGCAGAATGAAG TTTGCAATACCAGAGTCCACCACTATGCCTGTCGTCACTCTACGAACAAAAT CGTCCACGCTGCGGGACCGTCCCTGGTCTGCTATTTTTTCTCCAGAGGAACATTCTATGATTCTTCCTTCCAGACGACCCACCAGTATTATGCCCTTCCACAGTAGCAACCTCTCGAAAAGCATGTCCATCAACAATATTGCAAT GTTTGACGATATGTCTCTGAGAGGAATGCGGTATCTGTCTCAATCCACAGACTCCCTTCACAAACCCAATAAGGTCACAGCGTCCAATGAGTCTCTAGATGAAG GAACTGAGATGGTTGACAGCCGTCTAATGGGGGAGTTTGAAGCAGACGTGAAAGAACTGGAGGCCGACTCCTGGAGCATTACTGTAGATAAGAAATATCTGAAGCAACTCAAGAAGGACATCATTAAGAGGCAGGACGTCATCTATG AGCTGATCCAGACGGAGATGCATCACCTGCGGACGTTACGGATCATGTCTAATGTGTACAGTAAAGGCCTGCTGACAGACCTCCAACTGGAGGTCCATATGGTGGAGAAGATGTTCCCCATGCTGGAGGAGCTCCTGGAACTCCACTCGTTCTTTTTCAGTGCACTGCTGGAGAGGAAGAAGGAAGCCAGTCTGGATGGGAATGGCTTTATAATCAACAGAATAGGAGATGTGCTGGTCAACCAG TTCTCAGACTCTAATGCAGAAAGCATGAAGAAAATCTATGGCAAATTTTGCAGTCGACACACTGAAGCCGTGAACGTCTACAAGGAGCTGCATGCCAGAGACAAACGCTTTCAGGCATTCATCAGG aaaaaaatgagCAGCAGTATTGTCCGGCGGATGGGCATCCCAGAGTGCATTTTGCTGGTGACACAGCGAATAACAAAATACCCTGTGCTTTTACAGAGAATCCTGCAGCACACTAAAG agAACGAGGAGGATTTTGAGGACTTGACGCAGGCGCTTAAGCAGGTGAAAGACATAATTGCTTCAGTGGACAGTAAAGTAAATGAAcatgagaagaagaaaaagttaAAAGAGATCTACGGCCGTACGGACAGCAAGTCCATCACGCGCATGAAGAGCGGCCAGATGTTTGCCCGAGAGGACCTGCTTCGCTGTGGGAAGCTTCTCCATGATGGTCCTCTGCAGCTGAAAAACGCTGCTGGACGACTAAAGG ATGTCCACGCACTTCTTTTTTCTGATGTCTTTGTGTTCCTCCAAGAAAAAGATCAGAAATACGTTTTTGCATCTCTG GACCAGCGAGCCACCGTTATCTCACTGCAGAAGCTGATCGTGCGTGAGGTGGCCCACGAGGAACGCGGCCTCTTCCTCATCACGGCCGGCATCGCAAATCCCGAAATGGTGGAGGTTCACGCCAGCTCCCGAGAGGAACGCAACACCTGGATGCAGCTCATTCAGAAGGCCATGCAATCAAT AGAAAAGGACGATGATGAGGGGATCCCGAGTGAAACGGAGGAAGACAAGAAGCTTCTCGAAACCAAAACTAAAGAAATGAGAG ACATGCTCCAGAGGAAAGATGAACAGATCGTTTCACTCCTGCTGGAGAAGATGAAGCTTTTCCGTGAAATGTGCGGTTCATCCGACGACATGGCTTCGCCAGTCAAAATGCTCTTCAGGGCCAACAGTGAGGACGTAACCAAGGGTGAACCCATCATGATAGACGCTCTCAGAGAGG TGGAGATGTTGCAGGCGCTGGTGAACAGCACTCTGGGAGGGGCGGTCGGGCAGCAGGTGGCCTGCGCTCAGGGGAACGTGGGACCTGTGTGTCTGCCACGAAGAGCCGAGACCTTCGGAGGCTTTGACAGCCACCAGATGAACATCTGCAAAT ACGGTGACAAAGAGGAAGCTGAAGATCTTCGGAGGACAGAATCCGACAGTGTACTAAAGACG GGAGGAAATGCCAACCTGCTGCTCCTGCTGAAGAGAAACAGCGAG CAGGTCCTGACTAGTGTGACTCATCTTCATGAACTCTTGACCTCACTTCAG GCCGTAGTGCTGCAGCAGGACACCTTTATCGAGGACCAGCGTCAGGCCCTGAGCGAGCGCACCCCGTCCCGTTCCTCCTCTCGTTCCTCCTCTCGCCCCCCCTCGCTGGTGGAGCAGGAGAAACAGCGCAGCTTGGAGCGGCACCGTCAGGAAGCCGCCGCTCTACAGCGGCAGCAGGCCGCCCACGCCGAAGAGAAGCGACGCAAGGAAAGGGAGTGGGATGTGAAGGAACGGGAACTGACGGACCGGGAGGTGCTGGTGCATGTGAGGGAGGAGGAGATGCGAAGGAGGAACAAGGAGTTAGAAGAGGCGCAGCAGGAGCTGCTGGGAAGGAAGGAAGATTATCAGAGGGATCTAGAGAGACTGAGGGATGCGCAGAGGAGGctggagagggagagggagcaGATGCAGAGGGAGCTGGAGAGAGTGGAGCACCTCCGGGAGGTGGAG GCTCGGCTTCAGCGCACCCCTTCCAGCACATCGGAGGACTCTGTAAAGCTCCAGAGCAGCAGCTCCATAGAGCGAGAGATCTGGGAGGGCGAGTTATCGTCCAGCCCCAGGAAGAACTCTTTGTCCAGGATAGACTCCAAACAGAAGGGCCGCAGCCTCTTCTCCCTGGGTGGCAAAACTCAGAGCATAGAGGGTCAAAACCAGATGCCCACGAGACTGCTTCAGCTGGCTTCATCTAAGGACAAAAAGgacaaaaagaagaagaagagcaAAAGCCAGTCTCCTCAGGATGCAG CATCACATCTGTTGCCTCTGGCGGAGCCTCCTATGGACGGAGAGATCTTCTTCTGCTGA
- the LOC137076665 gene encoding A-kinase anchor protein 13 isoform X4 has translation MYERYKRRYSLCAKGERTVDVVLIKIHRDKDALCSSVSQKRDSLSTETLQYPEFHTCNSETVTFRDSGSDTDGFLSPDTGEDILFRKGQEAVGGGDSTSEVSVSCSSTDDTASVGHPSSSAESSEEVRQGGETEEEAKDRLTEVPLPASLFRSTVRSLSPFRRHSWGPGKNQGEEEEMNQRSYSLEGLAAGIEDGKRWIPQSGGPSKDQRGVQRQDSEERGSLMSLTEEGPESDLGDCSSPSAQKSRTYHQFRHSGPSVTLPLMKSVSMLSISQRDIDGMTSFTNNSSSMGYSITEEEPGPLRGDFEKSTTKVSRTFSYLRNKMYKKAREKEKEKNREKDRDAKERDKKSVNGHVFSTSSLLHPALCQQCNKTLNTKDAVNCTNCNVRVHKSCRENLPICPKSRMKFAIPESTTMPVVTLRTKSSTLRDRPWSAIFSPEEHSMILPSRRPTSIMPFHSSNLSKSMSINNIAMFDDMSLRGMRYLSQSTDSLHKPNKVTASNESLDEGTEMVDSRLMGEFEADVKELEADSWSITVDKKYLKQLKKDIIKRQDVIYELIQTEMHHLRTLRIMSNVYSKGLLTDLQLEVHMVEKMFPMLEELLELHSFFFSALLERKKEASLDGNGFIINRIGDVLVNQFSDSNAESMKKIYGKFCSRHTEAVNVYKELHARDKRFQAFIRKKMSSSIVRRMGIPECILLVTQRITKYPVLLQRILQHTKENEEDFEDLTQALKQVKDIIASVDSKVNEHEKKKKLKEIYGRTDSKSITRMKSGQMFAREDLLRCGKLLHDGPLQLKNAAGRLKDVHALLFSDVFVFLQEKDQKYVFASLDQRATVISLQKLIVREVAHEERGLFLITAGIANPEMVEVHASSREERNTWMQLIQKAMQSIEKDDDEGIPSETEEDKKLLETKTKEMRDMLQRKDEQIVSLLLEKMKLFREMCGSSDDMASPVKMLFRANSEDVTKGEPIMIDALREVEMLQALVNSTLGGAVGQQVACAQGNVGPVCLPRRAETFGGFDSHQMNICKYGDKEEAEDLRRTESDSVLKTGGNANLLLLLKRNSEQVLTSVTHLHELLTSLQAVVLQQDTFIEDQRQALSERTPSRSSSRSSSRPPSLVEQEKQRSLERHRQEAAALQRQQAAHAEEKRRKEREWDVKERELTDREVLVHVREEEMRRRNKELEEAQQELLGRKEDYQRDLERLRDAQRRLEREREQMQRELERVEHLREVEARLQRTPSSTSEDSVKLQSSSSIEREIWEGELSSSPRKNSLSRIDSKQKGRSLFSLGGKTQSIEGQNQMPTRLLQLASSKDKKDKKKKKSKSQSPQDAASHLLPLAEPPMDGEIFFC, from the exons GGACAGGAGGCAGTAGGGGGAGGTGACAGCACAAGCGAGGTGTCTGTCTCCTGCTCCTCCACTGACGACACCGCCAGCGTCGGGCATCCCAGCTCCTCGGCCGAGAGTTCGGAGGAGGTGCGGCAAGGAGGCGAGACCGAAGAGGAGGCCAAAGACAGGTTAACCGAGGTGCCGCTCCCTGCCTCTCTCTTCCGGTCCACCGTGCGTTCGCTCTCTCCGTTCCGCAGACACAGCTGGGGTCCTGGCAAGAACCAGGGAGAGGAAGAAGAAATGAACCAGCGCAG TTATAGTTTGGAGGGTCTAGCAGCAGGGATTGAGGATGGCAAGCGTTGGATCCCGCAGTCCGGAGGTCCATCCAAAGATCAGCGAGGAGTGCAGAGGCAGGACAGTGAAGAGAGGGGTTCACTGATGTCTCTCACAGAAGAAGGTCCTGAATCTGATTTGGGAGATTGCAGCAGTCCAAGTGCTCAG AAATCGAGGACGTATCATCAGTTCAGACACAGCGGTCCATCTGTTACTCTTCCCCTCATGAAATCAGTCTCTATGCTTTCCATTAGCCAACGGGACATAGATG GCATGACATCATTCACCAATAACTCCAGTTCCATGGGATACAG CATTACAGAGGAGGAACCAGGACCTTTAAGAGGAGATTTTGAAAAAAGTACCACCAAAGTGAGCCGGACTTTCAGCTACCTGAGGAACAAAATGTACAAGAAAGCGAGA GAAAAAGAGAAGGAAAAGAATCGGGAGAAAGACAGAGATGCAAAAGAGAGAGACAAGAAATCTGTGAATGGACACGTGTTCAGCACTTCGAGTTTGCTACATCCGGCTTTGTGCCAGCAATGCAACAAAACCCTCAACACTAAAGATGCCGTCAACTGCACAA ATTGCAATGTGAGAGTTCACAAGAGCTGTAGAGAAAACCTTCCCATTTGTCCCAAAAGCAGAATGAAG TTTGCAATACCAGAGTCCACCACTATGCCTGTCGTCACTCTACGAACAAAAT CGTCCACGCTGCGGGACCGTCCCTGGTCTGCTATTTTTTCTCCAGAGGAACATTCTATGATTCTTCCTTCCAGACGACCCACCAGTATTATGCCCTTCCACAGTAGCAACCTCTCGAAAAGCATGTCCATCAACAATATTGCAAT GTTTGACGATATGTCTCTGAGAGGAATGCGGTATCTGTCTCAATCCACAGACTCCCTTCACAAACCCAATAAGGTCACAGCGTCCAATGAGTCTCTAGATGAAG GAACTGAGATGGTTGACAGCCGTCTAATGGGGGAGTTTGAAGCAGACGTGAAAGAACTGGAGGCCGACTCCTGGAGCATTACTGTAGATAAGAAATATCTGAAGCAACTCAAGAAGGACATCATTAAGAGGCAGGACGTCATCTATG AGCTGATCCAGACGGAGATGCATCACCTGCGGACGTTACGGATCATGTCTAATGTGTACAGTAAAGGCCTGCTGACAGACCTCCAACTGGAGGTCCATATGGTGGAGAAGATGTTCCCCATGCTGGAGGAGCTCCTGGAACTCCACTCGTTCTTTTTCAGTGCACTGCTGGAGAGGAAGAAGGAAGCCAGTCTGGATGGGAATGGCTTTATAATCAACAGAATAGGAGATGTGCTGGTCAACCAG TTCTCAGACTCTAATGCAGAAAGCATGAAGAAAATCTATGGCAAATTTTGCAGTCGACACACTGAAGCCGTGAACGTCTACAAGGAGCTGCATGCCAGAGACAAACGCTTTCAGGCATTCATCAGG aaaaaaatgagCAGCAGTATTGTCCGGCGGATGGGCATCCCAGAGTGCATTTTGCTGGTGACACAGCGAATAACAAAATACCCTGTGCTTTTACAGAGAATCCTGCAGCACACTAAAG agAACGAGGAGGATTTTGAGGACTTGACGCAGGCGCTTAAGCAGGTGAAAGACATAATTGCTTCAGTGGACAGTAAAGTAAATGAAcatgagaagaagaaaaagttaAAAGAGATCTACGGCCGTACGGACAGCAAGTCCATCACGCGCATGAAGAGCGGCCAGATGTTTGCCCGAGAGGACCTGCTTCGCTGTGGGAAGCTTCTCCATGATGGTCCTCTGCAGCTGAAAAACGCTGCTGGACGACTAAAGG ATGTCCACGCACTTCTTTTTTCTGATGTCTTTGTGTTCCTCCAAGAAAAAGATCAGAAATACGTTTTTGCATCTCTG GACCAGCGAGCCACCGTTATCTCACTGCAGAAGCTGATCGTGCGTGAGGTGGCCCACGAGGAACGCGGCCTCTTCCTCATCACGGCCGGCATCGCAAATCCCGAAATGGTGGAGGTTCACGCCAGCTCCCGAGAGGAACGCAACACCTGGATGCAGCTCATTCAGAAGGCCATGCAATCAAT AGAAAAGGACGATGATGAGGGGATCCCGAGTGAAACGGAGGAAGACAAGAAGCTTCTCGAAACCAAAACTAAAGAAATGAGAG ACATGCTCCAGAGGAAAGATGAACAGATCGTTTCACTCCTGCTGGAGAAGATGAAGCTTTTCCGTGAAATGTGCGGTTCATCCGACGACATGGCTTCGCCAGTCAAAATGCTCTTCAGGGCCAACAGTGAGGACGTAACCAAGGGTGAACCCATCATGATAGACGCTCTCAGAGAGG TGGAGATGTTGCAGGCGCTGGTGAACAGCACTCTGGGAGGGGCGGTCGGGCAGCAGGTGGCCTGCGCTCAGGGGAACGTGGGACCTGTGTGTCTGCCACGAAGAGCCGAGACCTTCGGAGGCTTTGACAGCCACCAGATGAACATCTGCAAAT ACGGTGACAAAGAGGAAGCTGAAGATCTTCGGAGGACAGAATCCGACAGTGTACTAAAGACG GGAGGAAATGCCAACCTGCTGCTCCTGCTGAAGAGAAACAGCGAG CAGGTCCTGACTAGTGTGACTCATCTTCATGAACTCTTGACCTCACTTCAG GCCGTAGTGCTGCAGCAGGACACCTTTATCGAGGACCAGCGTCAGGCCCTGAGCGAGCGCACCCCGTCCCGTTCCTCCTCTCGTTCCTCCTCTCGCCCCCCCTCGCTGGTGGAGCAGGAGAAACAGCGCAGCTTGGAGCGGCACCGTCAGGAAGCCGCCGCTCTACAGCGGCAGCAGGCCGCCCACGCCGAAGAGAAGCGACGCAAGGAAAGGGAGTGGGATGTGAAGGAACGGGAACTGACGGACCGGGAGGTGCTGGTGCATGTGAGGGAGGAGGAGATGCGAAGGAGGAACAAGGAGTTAGAAGAGGCGCAGCAGGAGCTGCTGGGAAGGAAGGAAGATTATCAGAGGGATCTAGAGAGACTGAGGGATGCGCAGAGGAGGctggagagggagagggagcaGATGCAGAGGGAGCTGGAGAGAGTGGAGCACCTCCGGGAGGTGGAG GCTCGGCTTCAGCGCACCCCTTCCAGCACATCGGAGGACTCTGTAAAGCTCCAGAGCAGCAGCTCCATAGAGCGAGAGATCTGGGAGGGCGAGTTATCGTCCAGCCCCAGGAAGAACTCTTTGTCCAGGATAGACTCCAAACAGAAGGGCCGCAGCCTCTTCTCCCTGGGTGGCAAAACTCAGAGCATAGAGGGTCAAAACCAGATGCCCACGAGACTGCTTCAGCTGGCTTCATCTAAGGACAAAAAGgacaaaaagaagaagaagagcaAAAGCCAGTCTCCTCAGGATGCAG CATCACATCTGTTGCCTCTGGCGGAGCCTCCTATGGACGGAGAGATCTTCTTCTGCTGA